In Planctomycetota bacterium, the sequence CACGAGCCCGGCACGAGCGACGCCTTCGCCGCATCCATCACCAAAGCCGGCCTGCCGAGCAAGCGTGGGAGCGACGTCCTGACGACCGAGCAGATGGACGGCCTCGTCGAAGGCGTGCGGCTCGCGGTGGTCGACGTCGCCGACGGCATCCTGGACGGTCACATCGAGCCCAAGCCCTTTCGCATCGGCAAGACCACGCCGTGCGGCTCGTGCGGGTTTCGGCCGCTGTGTCGGTTCGAGACGCCTGAGGATGCGTATCGCCGCGTGACTCCGATCCCAATTCCGGAGGCCGACGACGATGTCTGACGGCTTTCGCTGGACGCCTGCCCAGCAACGCGCGATCTCGCTCGTCGGCCGGAGCGTCGTCGTCGGCGCGGCGGCCGGCAGTGGCAAGACGGCCGTCCTCGCGGCGCGTGCGGTCGAGTTGGTCACGACGGGCGGCGTCAACAGCGACGGCAAAGCCGGTCGGCCGTGTGGCGTGTCGCAGCTTCTGGTCGCGACCTTCACCAATGCCGCCGCGAACGAGATGCGGCAGCGGATTGCGGCCCGACTGGGAGACGCCATCGCCGTGGCAGAGCCGAAGCAACGACAGCGTCTGCGATCGGAGCTCGATCGCCTTCCCGCCGCGACGATCGGCACGCTCTCGTCGATCGCCGGGCAACTCGTGCGTCGCCACGATGCCAAGGTCGGAGTCGATCCGC encodes:
- a CDS encoding UvrD-helicase domain-containing protein — protein: MSDGFRWTPAQQRAISLVGRSVVVGAAAGSGKTAVLAARAVELVTTGGVNSDGKAGRPCGVSQLLVATFTNAAANEMRQRIAARLGDAIAVAEPKQRQRLRSELDRLPAATIGTLSSIAGQLVRRHDAKVGVDPHFAVLPDEQAQTLRLDAAQAAIEDGLGEDEATAALLDELVDGDLPRLARLLVDVHGRVWSLPDPQQWQTETTAALAELVNADWSSSSLATLMTRVVRREKPDHPAHAATAPEPHAAAASEPNRE